Proteins encoded within one genomic window of Zootoca vivipara chromosome 12, rZooViv1.1, whole genome shotgun sequence:
- the LOC118092320 gene encoding succinate--CoA ligase [ADP-forming] subunit beta, mitochondrial-like, with amino-acid sequence MGLLKEAGVSVPNGLVAKTPEEAYKAAKEIGTEDIVVKAQVLAGGRGKGTFEGGLKGGVKIVSSPEEAREIASKMIGKKLFTKQTGKQGRICNQVLICERRYPRKEYYFAITMERSFQGPVLIGSSQGGVNIEDVAAEDPEAIVKEPVDIVEGIRKDQALKLAQKMGFPAKVADDAADNMMKLYNIFIKYDALMVEINPMAEDSTGKVMCMDAKINFDSNSAFRQRKIFDLQDWSQEDARDREAASVDLNYVGLDGNIGCLVNGAGLAMATMDIIKLHGGTPANFLDVGGGATAEQVKEAFKLITSDDRVQSILVNIFGGIMRCDIIAEGIIMAATELELSIPIVVRLQGTQVDAAKALIAESDLEILACDDLDKAAEMAVKLSEIMTLARQAHLDVKFQLRT; translated from the coding sequence ATGGGGCTGCTGAAAGAAGCCGGCGTTTCCGTCCCTAATGGCCTGGTGGCCAAGACGCCGGAAGAAGCCTATAAGGCAGCGAAAGAGATCGGGACGGAGGACATAGTGGTGAAGGCACAGGTTTTGGCTGGTGGCCGGGGCAAAGGGACATTCGAAGGGGGCTTGAAAGGAGGGGTGAAGATCGTCTCCTCTCCGGAAGAAGCCCGGGAGATCGCCTCCAAGATGATCGGCAAGAAGCTCTTCACCAAGCAGACGGGAAAGCAGGGCCGGATCTGCAACCAAGTCCTCATCTGCGAGCGCCGCTACCCAAGGAAGGAGTACTACTTTGCCATCACCATGGAGAGGTCCTTCCAGGGCCCCGTGCTCATCGGCAGCTCCCAGGGGGGCGTCAACATTGAAGACGTGGCCGCCGAGGACCCCGAAGCCATCGTCAAGGAGCCCGTTGACATTGTGGAAGGCATCCGGAAGGACCAGGCCCTGAAGCTTGCCCAGAAGATGGGCTTCCCCGCCAAGGTGGCGGATGATGCCGCGGACAATATGATGAAGCTCTACAACATCTTCATTAAGTATGACGCCCTCATGGTGGAGATCAACCCCATGGCGGAAGACTCAACGGGGAAAGTGATGTGCATGGATGCCAAGATAAATTTTGACAGCAACTCGGCTTTCCGCCAGAGGAAGATCTTTGACCTGCAGGACTGGAGCCAAGAAGACGCGAGGGACCGAGAGGCGGCCAGTGTGGATTTGAACTATGTGGGGTTAGATGGGAACATCGGGTGCCTGGTGAATGGCGCTGGTTTGGCAATGGCAACCATGGACATCATCAAGCTCCACGGAGGGACACCGGCCAACTTCCTGGACGTCGGAGGCGGCGCCACAGCCGAGCAGGTCAAAGAGGCCTTCAAGCTCATCACTTCGGACGACAGGGTCCAGTCCATCCTGGTGAACATTTTCGGCGGCATCATGCGGTGCGACATCATCGCGGAAGGGATCATCATGGCGGCCACCGAGCTGGAGCTGAGCATCCCGATCGTCGTGAGGctgcaagggacgcaggtggacGCAGCCAAGGCCTTGATAGCAGAGAGTGACTTGGAGATCTTGGCCTGTGATGACTTAGACAAAGCTGCTGAGATGGCCGTGAAGCTGTCGGAAATCATGACCTTGGCGAGGCAAGCTCACCTGGATGTGAAGTTTCAGCTGCGAACCTGA
- the LOC118092299 gene encoding succinate--CoA ligase [ADP-forming] subunit beta, mitochondrial-like: MICRQAVRMVKTTMARVLGGNPGCKRHGLPTQQQRSLSLHEYLCMKLLKDAGISVPYGLVARTPEEAYQVARDIGTTDLVVKAQVLTGGREKGTFEGGLKGGVRIVYSPEEAREIASLMIGRRLFTKQTGEEGRICNQVLICERRYLRREYYFAIMMERSFQGPVIIANSRGGVDIEDIAAGKPETIIKEPVDIVEGLQSDQALKVAEKMGFPPNLVYEAADNIVKLYDFFIQHDAHMVEINPMVEDSTGRVMCMDAKIIFDSNSAFRQKKIFDLQDWTQLTEDDRDAAHAELNYIGLDGNIGCLVNGAGLAMATMDIIKLNGGTPANYLNVGGGATVEQVTEAFKLITSNENVQAILVNIFGGLMRCDVIAHGIIMSVKDLDLKVPVVVRLQGTRVKDAKVLIAESGLRILPCDDLDKAAKMAVKLSAIMNLAREAEVDVMFQLPP; encoded by the coding sequence ATGATCTGCAGGCAGGCGGTGAGGATGGTGAAGACCACCATGGCCAGGGTGCTGGGTGGGAACCCAGGATGTAAGCGCCATGGGCTGCCCACGCAGCAACAAAGGAGCTTGTCTCTGCACGAGTACCTGTGCATGAAGCTCTTGAAAGACGCCGGCATTTCCGTTCCCTACGGACTGGTTGCGAGGACACCGGAAGAAGCCTACCAGGTGGCGAGAGACATTGGCACCACGGACCTGGTGGTTAAGGCGCAGGTTTTGACAGGGGGGCGGGAGAAGGGGACCTTTGAGGGTGGCCTGAAAGGAGGAGTAAGGATTGTCTATTCTCCGGAAGAAGCCCGGGAGATCGCCTCCCTGATGATTGGCAGGAGGCTCTTCACCAAGCAGACGGGAGAAGAAGGCCGCATCTGCAACCAAGTCCTCATCTGCGAGCGCAGGTACCTCCGGAGGGAATACTACTTTGCGATCATGATGGAGAGGTCCTTCCAGGGCCCCGTGATCATCGCCAACTCCCGGGGGGGCGTTGACATTGAAGACATCGCGGCGGGGAAACCAGAGACCATCATCAAGGAGCCCGTTGACATTGTGGAAGGCCTTCAGAGCGACCAGGCCCTGAAGGTCGCCGAGAAGATGGGCTTCCCTCCTAACCTGGTGTACGAAGCCGCGGACAATATCGTGAAGCTCTACGACTTCTTCATTCAGCATGACGCCCACATGGTGGAGATCAACCCCATGGTGGAGGACTCGACGGGGAGAGTGATGTGCATGGATGCCAAGATCATTTTCGACAGCAACTCGGCGTTTCGACAGAAGAAGATCTTTGACCTGCAGGACTGGACCCAGTTGACGGAGGATGACAGAGACGCGGCCCACGCAGAGCTCAACTACATCGGCTTAGACGGGAACATCGGGTGCCTGGTGAACGGCGCCGGCTTGGCGATGGCTACCATGGACATCATCAAGCTGAATGGAGGAACCCCGGCCAACTACCTCAACGTCGGGGGCGGCGCCACCGTGGAGCAAGTGACGGAGGCCTTCAAGCTCATCACGTCCAATGAAAACGTGCAGGCCATCCTGGTCAATATTTTCGGGGGGCTCATGAGGTGCGACGTCATCGCGCACGGCATCATAATGTCGGTCAAAGACCTGGATCTCAAAGTACCGGTGGTCGTGCGGTTGCAAGGCACGCGGGTCAAAGACGCGAAGGTTTTGATCGCCGAGAGCGGCCTGAGGATCTTGCCCTGCGACGATCTGGATAAGGCCGCCAAAATGGCCGTGAAGCTCTCAGCAATAATGAACCTGGCAAGGGAGGCGGAAGTGGATGTTATGTTCCAGTTGCCACCCTGA